In the genome of Croceimicrobium hydrocarbonivorans, one region contains:
- a CDS encoding ABC transporter ATP-binding protein produces MEVVIKAEKLSKAFGDFIATNAISFEVYKGEIFGFLGANGAGKTTAIRMLCGLSKPSSGEATIAGFDIYRETESIKKNIGYMSQKFSLYEDLTVAENLRFYGGIYGLGRKELKEASEAVIKNLGLEQERKKLVSSLPLGWKQKLAFSVAIMHEPKLVFLDEPTGGVDPVTRRQFWDLIHQAAARGITVFVTTHYMDEAEYCDRISMMVDGEMKALDTPRNLKKQFGVDSMDAVFYEMARGAKRSD; encoded by the coding sequence ATGGAAGTAGTAATTAAAGCCGAAAAGCTCAGCAAGGCCTTTGGGGATTTCATTGCTACCAATGCTATTTCCTTCGAGGTGTATAAAGGCGAAATATTTGGCTTTTTAGGGGCCAATGGTGCTGGGAAGACCACCGCTATTCGCATGCTCTGTGGTTTATCTAAACCCAGTTCTGGAGAAGCCACTATTGCTGGATTTGACATTTATCGGGAAACCGAATCCATCAAAAAGAACATTGGCTATATGAGTCAGAAGTTCTCGCTTTATGAGGATTTGACGGTGGCCGAAAACCTTCGCTTTTACGGTGGAATTTATGGCTTGGGCCGAAAGGAATTGAAGGAGGCTTCGGAGGCTGTTATTAAAAATCTGGGCCTGGAGCAGGAGCGCAAAAAGTTGGTGTCCTCCTTACCTCTGGGATGGAAACAAAAGCTGGCTTTCTCGGTGGCCATTATGCATGAGCCTAAATTGGTTTTTCTGGATGAACCTACCGGAGGAGTAGATCCGGTTACGCGTCGACAGTTTTGGGATTTAATTCATCAGGCTGCAGCCCGAGGGATTACCGTTTTTGTTACCACACATTATATGGATGAAGCGGAGTACTGCGATCGAATTTCCATGATGGTAGATGGTGAAATGAAGGCCCTGGATACGCCCCGTAATTTGAAAAAGCAATTTGGGGTAGATAGCATGGATGCGGTGTTTTACGAAATGGCCCGAGGGGCGAAAAGATCCGATTAA
- a CDS encoding 3-hydroxyacyl-CoA dehydrogenase/enoyl-CoA hydratase family protein gives MKKTIKHATVIGSGIMGSQIACHLANIGVRVLLLDIVPRELNEREEKAGLSLEDKAVRNRIVNESLTKAVKMNPAPLFDKAYASRIETGNLDDDLAKIAKTDWIIEVVVERLDIKQSLFEKVEQYRKPGTFISSNTSGIPIHLMTEGRSEDFQKFFLGTHFFNPPRYLELLEIIPTPKTDPEVVDFFMHYGDRYLGKTTVLCKDTPAFIANRVGIFAIMDLFHKVGEMGLSVEDIDKLTGPLIGRPKSATFRTADVVGLDTLIHVANGLAQAVPHDEKQEVFKLPGFLQKMQENNWLGSKTGQGFYKKVKGEDGKSEILSLDLDTLEYISQKRSKFATLELTKTIDDVRERWKVLIGGKDKAGEFYRRSVAGVMAYAANRIPEIADDLFRIDQGMRAGFGWKHGPFEIWDAIGFEKGIKLIEAEGLSLAPWVKEMQAAGHTSFYSVKEGQGYYYNIGDKSYQALPGGKSFIVLDHIRPSKTVWKNKECAIEDLGDGILNIEFRSKMNSLGSGVLAGINKGIELAEQDYQGVVISNQGDNFSVGANLAMIFMMAIEQEYDELNFAIKYFQDTMMRVRYSSIPVVVAPHQMTLGGGCEMSLHADAVQAAAETYIGLVEFGVGVIPGGGGTKELTRRAGLRYVKDDIETNAYRENLFRIGQAQVAKSAKEAFDMGLFVEGRDGISMNRHRLIADAKERALALAETGYQMPIRERDIKVLGRQALGMFTVGAHTMLEGGYITEHEKKMVEKLAYVMSGGDLSEPTFVSEQYLLDLEREAFLSLCTEKKTLERIQHMLKTGKPLRN, from the coding sequence ATGAAAAAGACTATTAAACACGCAACGGTAATCGGCTCCGGAATTATGGGAAGCCAGATTGCTTGTCATTTGGCCAATATTGGTGTGCGTGTGCTTTTGCTCGACATTGTTCCGCGCGAATTAAACGAAAGAGAAGAAAAAGCAGGCCTTAGTTTGGAAGACAAGGCCGTGCGCAATCGGATTGTAAATGAAAGCCTGACTAAGGCAGTGAAGATGAATCCGGCGCCCCTTTTTGATAAGGCTTATGCCTCTCGTATTGAAACCGGTAACCTCGATGATGATTTGGCCAAGATCGCCAAAACCGATTGGATCATCGAAGTAGTAGTGGAGCGCTTGGATATCAAGCAAAGCTTATTTGAAAAGGTAGAGCAGTACCGCAAGCCGGGAACCTTTATCTCTTCCAATACCAGTGGAATTCCAATTCACCTGATGACGGAAGGTCGCAGTGAGGATTTTCAGAAATTCTTCCTGGGTACTCACTTCTTTAATCCGCCCCGTTATTTGGAATTATTAGAGATTATTCCAACTCCAAAGACGGATCCGGAAGTAGTAGATTTCTTCATGCACTATGGCGATCGCTATCTAGGGAAAACCACCGTGCTTTGTAAGGATACTCCCGCTTTTATCGCCAACCGGGTAGGCATTTTCGCCATTATGGATCTCTTCCATAAGGTGGGAGAAATGGGCCTTAGCGTAGAAGATATCGATAAGCTCACCGGACCGTTGATTGGTCGTCCAAAATCAGCCACCTTCCGTACAGCGGATGTTGTAGGTTTAGATACCTTAATTCACGTGGCCAATGGCTTAGCTCAAGCGGTTCCTCATGATGAGAAGCAAGAGGTATTTAAACTTCCGGGCTTCTTGCAAAAAATGCAGGAAAACAATTGGTTAGGTTCTAAAACCGGTCAAGGTTTTTATAAGAAAGTAAAAGGTGAGGATGGTAAGTCGGAAATCTTATCTCTCGATTTAGATACCTTAGAATACATCTCTCAAAAGCGCAGTAAATTCGCTACCCTCGAGCTCACTAAAACCATCGATGATGTGCGTGAGCGCTGGAAGGTGCTGATTGGTGGCAAGGATAAGGCAGGCGAATTTTACCGTCGTTCTGTAGCCGGAGTTATGGCTTATGCAGCTAATCGTATTCCAGAAATTGCCGATGATCTATTCCGCATTGATCAAGGTATGCGGGCTGGTTTTGGCTGGAAACATGGTCCCTTTGAAATTTGGGATGCCATTGGTTTCGAGAAGGGAATTAAACTGATTGAAGCCGAAGGATTGAGCCTGGCTCCCTGGGTGAAAGAAATGCAAGCTGCCGGACATACTTCTTTCTATAGCGTGAAGGAAGGACAGGGCTACTATTACAATATTGGCGATAAGAGCTATCAGGCTTTACCTGGTGGAAAGAGCTTTATCGTATTGGATCATATCCGCCCCAGCAAAACAGTTTGGAAGAATAAGGAATGCGCCATTGAAGACCTTGGCGATGGAATCCTCAATATTGAGTTCCGCTCCAAAATGAATTCCTTGGGCAGCGGAGTTTTAGCCGGTATCAATAAAGGTATTGAACTTGCCGAGCAGGATTATCAAGGGGTGGTGATCTCCAACCAAGGGGATAATTTCTCTGTGGGTGCTAACCTGGCGATGATCTTTATGATGGCCATTGAGCAGGAATATGACGAACTAAACTTTGCGATTAAGTACTTCCAGGATACTATGATGCGGGTGCGCTATTCTTCCATCCCTGTGGTGGTGGCTCCTCATCAAATGACTTTGGGAGGCGGTTGTGAGATGTCGCTTCACGCGGATGCGGTACAAGCTGCAGCTGAAACCTATATCGGATTGGTTGAGTTTGGAGTAGGTGTAATCCCTGGCGGTGGTGGTACCAAAGAATTGACCCGCAGAGCAGGACTTCGCTACGTGAAAGATGATATTGAAACCAATGCCTATCGTGAGAATTTATTCAGAATCGGTCAGGCGCAGGTAGCTAAGTCGGCGAAAGAAGCCTTTGATATGGGCTTGTTTGTAGAGGGTCGGGATGGCATTTCTATGAACCGCCATCGTTTGATTGCCGATGCCAAGGAACGTGCTCTGGCTTTAGCGGAAACCGGCTATCAAATGCCTATCCGCGAACGCGATATTAAGGTATTAGGTCGCCAGGCCTTAGGAATGTTTACCGTAGGTGCCCACACCATGTTAGAAGGGGGCTATATCACCGAGCATGAAAAGAAAATGGTAGAGAAACTCGCTTACGTTATGAGTGGCGGAGACCTTTCGGAACCCACTTTCGTATCAGAGCAATATCTCCTCGACCTTGAGCGTGAAGCCTTCCTAAGCCTCTGCACCGAAAAGAAAACTCTGGAGCGCATCCAGCACATGTTGAAGACTGGGAAGCCGTTGAGAAACTAG
- a CDS encoding ABC transporter permease gives MKQFNIFIRKEFWHVFRDPKTMLLLFGMPIAQIVLFGFALTNEIKNVNIAIVDQSGDWAAQELIQKIQANRSFSQGLLLNSEAEVEEAFRRGKVKVAVLIPPNFGLDRRRPEGSQIQIIADASDPNTATTLTNYATVIIQDYQKSDLLPGQGPLQIETQTRMIYNPELKGATNFVPGVMALVLFLVGVLMTSVSIVREKETGTMEVLLVSPFNPILVISAKAVPYFFLSLVNLTVILILSVLLMDMEIAGSLGLLYLSSALLILTALSLGLLISNSTASQQTAMLISLMAMLLPTVMLTGFMFPLENMPWPLQVISNIVPSKWYYIIVQAIMIKGQGLASVWREMLVLMGMTTVFLTLSIRKFKTRLA, from the coding sequence ATGAAGCAGTTTAACATATTCATCCGCAAGGAATTCTGGCATGTGTTCCGCGATCCTAAGACGATGCTCTTGCTCTTCGGAATGCCCATTGCTCAAATTGTGCTCTTTGGCTTTGCCCTCACCAATGAAATTAAGAATGTAAACATTGCTATAGTAGATCAGTCGGGCGATTGGGCCGCTCAGGAGCTTATTCAAAAAATTCAGGCCAATCGAAGTTTTTCTCAGGGATTGCTATTGAATAGTGAGGCTGAGGTGGAGGAAGCCTTTCGTCGGGGTAAGGTTAAAGTAGCGGTTTTGATCCCGCCAAATTTTGGTTTAGATCGCCGTCGGCCGGAAGGCAGTCAGATTCAGATTATTGCCGATGCCTCGGATCCAAATACAGCCACCACCTTAACGAATTATGCCACTGTCATTATTCAGGATTATCAAAAATCGGATCTACTGCCTGGTCAAGGGCCCTTGCAGATTGAAACCCAAACCAGGATGATTTACAATCCCGAATTGAAGGGAGCTACCAATTTTGTGCCGGGGGTAATGGCATTGGTGCTCTTCCTAGTAGGGGTATTAATGACCTCTGTAAGCATTGTGCGCGAGAAGGAAACCGGTACTATGGAAGTGCTGCTGGTTTCACCCTTTAATCCCATCTTGGTGATCAGCGCCAAAGCAGTGCCCTATTTCTTTTTATCGCTGGTAAACCTCACGGTAATATTGATTTTAAGTGTGCTGCTGATGGATATGGAGATCGCCGGAAGTTTAGGCCTGCTCTACCTTTCCAGCGCGCTTTTAATATTGACGGCCCTTTCACTGGGTTTGCTTATATCCAATTCAACCGCCTCGCAACAAACAGCCATGCTCATTTCCTTAATGGCGATGTTGCTGCCCACCGTAATGTTAACCGGATTTATGTTTCCCCTGGAAAATATGCCCTGGCCTTTACAGGTGATTTCCAATATCGTGCCTTCTAAATGGTATTACATCATTGTGCAGGCGATTATGATAAAGGGGCAAGGCTTGGCGTCTGTCTGGCGAGAGATGTTGGTTTTAATGGGGATGACTACCGTCTTTCTCACCCTGAGTATCCGCAAATTTAAAACCCGACTGGCATGA
- a CDS encoding ABC transporter permease yields the protein MRILKFLLQKEFKQIFRNRSILAMILMMPVVQLLIMPLAADYEIKNIHIALVDLDKSPYAEDLQEAILASGYFISVGDFNSFEEANQAFEKGTADLILEIPAHFEKEILDFKKTSLNISANAINGVKATVGSAYLNQVINRFAQKLQANISGGIQVESLNWYNPFLNYQAFMVPGILVLLVTMVGVYMTSLNIVKEKEVGTIEQINVSPIKKYHFILGKLIPFLIIGFFVFSLGLFGVARLVYGIVPIGSILALYSFLFLYLIAVLGIGMMLSTYAETQQQAMSLAFFIMMIFILMGGLFTAIESMPEWAQWVAALNPVTYFIEVVRLVVLKGSGFKDLLPQFGIIALMALISNSWAILNYRKTT from the coding sequence ATGAGAATTTTGAAGTTTCTCTTACAAAAGGAGTTTAAGCAGATTTTTCGCAATCGCAGTATTCTGGCGATGATCTTGATGATGCCGGTTGTGCAATTGCTGATCATGCCTTTGGCGGCGGATTATGAAATTAAGAACATCCATATCGCCCTGGTGGATCTCGATAAAAGTCCCTATGCGGAAGATTTACAAGAGGCCATATTAGCATCCGGCTATTTTATAAGTGTGGGTGATTTTAACAGCTTCGAAGAGGCTAATCAAGCATTTGAAAAAGGAACGGCGGATCTCATTCTCGAAATTCCCGCACATTTTGAGAAGGAGATTTTAGACTTTAAGAAGACTTCTCTAAACATATCAGCCAATGCTATTAATGGCGTGAAAGCCACCGTGGGGAGTGCATATCTCAATCAGGTGATAAATCGTTTTGCCCAAAAATTACAGGCTAATATATCAGGTGGTATTCAGGTGGAAAGCCTGAATTGGTATAATCCCTTTTTAAATTATCAGGCCTTTATGGTTCCTGGTATTTTGGTGCTTTTGGTAACCATGGTGGGAGTCTATATGACCTCCCTAAATATTGTAAAGGAAAAAGAGGTGGGAACCATTGAGCAGATCAATGTGAGCCCGATTAAGAAATACCATTTCATTTTGGGTAAGCTTATTCCTTTCTTGATCATTGGCTTCTTTGTTTTTAGTTTGGGCCTTTTTGGCGTAGCTCGATTGGTCTATGGCATTGTGCCCATCGGTTCCATATTAGCTTTATATAGCTTCTTATTTCTGTATTTGATAGCCGTTTTGGGGATTGGGATGATGCTTTCTACTTATGCGGAAACCCAGCAGCAAGCCATGTCTTTGGCCTTCTTCATAATGATGATATTCATCTTGATGGGAGGCTTATTTACGGCAATCGAAAGCATGCCCGAATGGGCCCAATGGGTAGCGGCTTTAAATCCGGTTACCTATTTTATTGAGGTGGTGCGTTTGGTGGTTTTAAAGGGTTCTGGCTTCAAAGATTTGCTGCCTCAGTTTGGGATTATTGCACTAATGGCTTTGATCTCTAATTCCTGGGCGATTTTAAATTATCGGAAAACTACTTAG
- a CDS encoding PadR family transcriptional regulator, which produces MSKSYIKGFLKDILLHLIAEKGESYGYELTRMVEERTQGVIKLNEGALYPVLHKLEEQGLLVSVFKTDGSRPRKYYRLAATKESKELLSEMESQVQLYIGALAAIFKNEQEWKSAE; this is translated from the coding sequence ATGAGTAAATCTTACATCAAAGGATTTTTAAAGGATATTCTTTTGCATTTGATCGCCGAGAAAGGGGAGAGCTATGGCTATGAGCTTACGCGGATGGTGGAAGAGCGTACCCAAGGTGTCATCAAACTAAATGAAGGAGCTTTATATCCGGTTTTGCATAAACTGGAAGAGCAAGGGCTCTTGGTGTCTGTTTTTAAAACGGATGGGAGTCGGCCGCGGAAATACTATCGTTTGGCCGCCACCAAGGAGAGCAAGGAATTACTATCTGAAATGGAAAGCCAGGTACAGCTATATATCGGTGCCTTGGCCGCCATTTTTAAAAATGAGCAGGAATGGAAGAGCGCAGAGTAA
- a CDS encoding ABC transporter ATP-binding protein, which produces MEVRVEHISKRYQKPEVQALKDISFEVEKGELFGLIGPDGAGKSTLFRILTTLLLPDEGQAEVAGFDVRKDLRALRSAVGYMPGRFSLYQDLSIEENLRFFATLFGTTIEANYDLIKDIYVQIEPFKDRRAGQLSGGMKQKLALCCALIHRPKVLFLDEPTTGVDAVSRKEFWQMLKGLQAEGISILVSTPYMDEASLCDRIALIQEGQILSIDQPKGLQEKYPRPLFALRAQGMNQLLDSLRDKPELASVYAFGEYHHLSFKEQSPQGMEALLADLRDQGFQDLEAHSIEAGVEDCFIELMQKSDGSSN; this is translated from the coding sequence ATGGAAGTGCGCGTAGAACATATTTCCAAGCGCTATCAGAAACCGGAAGTTCAGGCCTTAAAGGATATTTCCTTCGAAGTAGAGAAAGGCGAGCTCTTTGGTTTGATTGGTCCGGATGGAGCAGGGAAAAGTACCCTCTTTCGTATCCTTACCACCTTATTACTTCCGGATGAAGGTCAGGCTGAAGTGGCGGGTTTTGATGTACGGAAAGATTTGCGAGCCCTGCGAAGTGCGGTAGGTTATATGCCTGGTAGATTCTCCTTATATCAAGATTTAAGCATCGAAGAGAATCTACGTTTTTTCGCCACTCTTTTCGGAACCACCATTGAGGCTAATTACGATTTAATCAAGGATATCTACGTTCAGATTGAGCCTTTTAAAGATCGCAGGGCCGGGCAATTGTCAGGAGGGATGAAACAGAAGTTGGCCCTTTGCTGTGCTTTGATTCATCGACCTAAAGTCTTGTTTTTAGATGAGCCTACCACCGGGGTGGATGCCGTTTCCCGTAAGGAGTTTTGGCAAATGCTAAAGGGGCTTCAAGCCGAAGGGATAAGCATTTTGGTTTCTACCCCTTATATGGATGAAGCCAGTTTATGCGACCGGATTGCGCTTATTCAAGAAGGGCAAATATTGAGTATCGATCAGCCGAAAGGCTTACAAGAGAAATATCCACGGCCCTTATTTGCTTTGCGGGCTCAGGGCATGAATCAGCTTTTGGATAGCCTGCGTGATAAGCCTGAACTGGCTTCGGTTTATGCCTTTGGTGAATATCATCACCTGAGTTTTAAAGAACAGAGTCCACAAGGAATGGAAGCTTTATTGGCAGATTTGAGGGATCAGGGCTTTCAGGATCTCGAAGCGCATAGCATTGAGGCCGGGGTGGAAGACTGCTTTATTGAACTAATGCAAAAGAGCGATGGAAGTAGTAATTAA
- a CDS encoding HlyD family secretion protein: MKKITLFIASLFLFTNCSNSKAEFDATGNFEADEIIVSSEANGEIQKWELQEGSSVTEGQVLALIDTTALHLQKRQLMAQIAVAESHTQGVAQQTAALRATLGNLYYEEKRLKKLLAANAATRKQIDDINFQIIHTKEQLVALQNKLEDANESVRREVRALELQIEQIDLKIDKAVVQSPIAGRILQTYSFKGELAAAGKPLFKVAALDPIYLRAYVSGDQLAQIKLDMPVQVLTDNGDGDMHQAEGRISWISDQSEFTPKSIQTKDERANRVYAIKVRVPNDGRYKIGMYGEVNWTD, from the coding sequence ATGAAAAAAATAACACTCTTTATCGCCAGCCTCTTCCTATTCACGAATTGCAGTAATTCGAAGGCCGAATTTGATGCTACCGGAAATTTTGAAGCCGATGAAATCATTGTTTCTTCCGAGGCCAATGGCGAAATTCAGAAATGGGAATTGCAGGAAGGTAGCTCTGTTACAGAAGGACAGGTATTAGCATTGATAGACACCACCGCTTTGCATTTACAGAAAAGGCAGTTAATGGCTCAAATCGCGGTGGCCGAGTCGCATACCCAAGGCGTAGCACAGCAAACCGCCGCCTTACGAGCCACCCTTGGCAATCTATACTATGAAGAAAAACGCCTGAAGAAATTATTGGCAGCAAATGCCGCTACCCGCAAGCAAATAGATGATATTAATTTTCAGATAATTCATACCAAGGAACAGTTGGTAGCCCTGCAGAATAAACTGGAGGATGCCAATGAATCGGTTCGTCGGGAGGTAAGAGCTCTGGAATTACAAATTGAGCAGATTGATTTGAAGATTGATAAAGCCGTGGTTCAAAGTCCTATTGCTGGTCGAATCCTACAGACCTATAGCTTTAAAGGGGAATTGGCGGCAGCCGGAAAGCCTCTGTTTAAAGTGGCGGCTCTCGATCCTATTTACCTGCGTGCTTATGTGAGTGGTGATCAACTGGCGCAAATCAAATTGGATATGCCGGTGCAAGTTTTAACGGATAATGGGGATGGCGATATGCATCAGGCAGAAGGACGGATTAGCTGGATTAGCGATCAGTCGGAATTTACCCCTAAGAGTATCCAAACCAAAGATGAAAGAGCCAATCGGGTATATGCCATTAAAGTGCGCGTGCCGAATGACGGTCGCTATAAAATTGGCATGTACGGCGAAGTAAATTGGACTGACTAA
- a CDS encoding MarR family winged helix-turn-helix transcriptional regulator, with product MKPEETVDFHIKRTWQSIAKMYNEVAAGYGATMATGYVLLNIDKELGTPSTALGPKMGMEATSLSRILKSMEEKGLIERKPNPADGRSVLVFLTPFGIEKRRDAKAAVIGFNQQVFDRFSPSELETFFKVITGIETMLQENKLATQELK from the coding sequence TTGAAACCCGAAGAAACAGTTGATTTTCACATCAAACGTACCTGGCAAAGTATCGCCAAGATGTACAATGAAGTAGCCGCAGGATACGGAGCCACCATGGCCACCGGATATGTGCTACTCAACATAGATAAAGAATTAGGGACTCCCAGTACTGCCCTGGGCCCCAAAATGGGAATGGAGGCCACCAGCCTCTCTCGCATTTTAAAGAGCATGGAAGAAAAAGGACTGATTGAACGAAAGCCAAATCCGGCGGACGGGAGATCGGTCCTCGTTTTTTTAACCCCCTTTGGGATTGAGAAACGCCGTGATGCTAAGGCAGCCGTAATTGGATTTAACCAGCAGGTTTTTGATCGATTCAGTCCCTCCGAATTGGAGACCTTCTTTAAGGTAATCACCGGAATTGAAACCATGCTGCAGGAGAATAAACTCGCAACTCAAGAACTAAAGTAA